A genomic window from Macaca mulatta isolate MMU2019108-1 chromosome 19, T2T-MMU8v2.0, whole genome shotgun sequence includes:
- the ADGRL1 gene encoding adhesion G protein-coupled receptor L1 isoform X3, with protein sequence MARLAAVLWNLCVTAVLVTSATQGLSRAGLPFGLMRRELACEGYPIELRCPGSDVIMVENANYGRTDDKICDADPFQMENVQCYLPDAFKIMSQRCNNRTQCVVVAGSDAFPDPCPGTYKYLEVQYDCVPYIFVCPGTLQKVLEPTSTHESEHQSGAWCKDPLQAGDRIYVMPWIPYRTDTLTEYASWEDYVAARHTTTYRLPNRVDGTGFVVYDGAVFYNKERTRNIVKYDLRTRIKSGETVINTANYHDTSPYRWGGKTDIDLAVDENGLWVIYATEGNNGRLVVSQLNPYTLRFEGTWETGYDKRSASNAFMVCGVLYVLRSVYVDDDSEAAGNRVDYAFNTNANREEPVSLAFPNPYQFISSVDYNPRDNQLYVWNNYFVVRYSLEFGPPDPSAGEDDSLPGPATSPPLSTTTTARPTPLTSTASPAATTPLRRAPLTTHPVGAINQLGPDLPPATAPAPSTRRPPAPNLHVSPELFCEPREVRRVQWPATQQGMLVERPCPKGTRGIASFQCLPALGLWNPRGPDLSNCTSPWVNQVAQKIKSGENAANIASELARHTRGSIYAGDVSSSVKLMEQLLDILDAQLQALRPIERESAGKNYNKMHKRERTCKDYIKAVVETVDNLLRPEALESWKDMNATEQVHTATMLLDVLEEGAFLLADNVREPARFLAAKENVVLEVTVLNTEGQVQELVFPQEEYPRKNSIQLSAKTIKQNSRNGVVKVVFILYNNLGLFLSTENATVKLAGEAGPGGPGGASLVVNSQVIAASINKESSRVFLMDPVIFTVAHLEDKNHFNANCSFWNYSERSMLGYWSTQGCRLVESNKTHTTCACSHLTNFAVLMAHREIYQGRINELLLSVITWVGIVISLVCLAICISTFCFLRGLQTDRNTIHKNLCINLFLAELLFLVGIDKTQYEIACPIFAGLLHYFFLAAFSWLCLEGVHLYLLLVEVFESEYSRTKYYYLGGYCFPALVVGIAAAIDYRSYGTEKACWLRVDNYFIWSFIGPVSFVIVVNLVFLMVTLHKMIRSSSVLKPDSSRLDNIKSWALGAIALLFLLGLTWAFGLLFINKESVVMAYLFTTFNAFQGVFIFVFHCALQKKVHKEYSKCLRHSYCCIRSPPGGTHGSLKTSAMRSNTRYYTGTQSRIRRMWNDTVRKQTESSFMAGDINSTPTLNRGTMGNHLLTNPVLQPRGGTSPYNTLIAESVGFNPSSPPVFNSPEHPLGGREACGMDTLPLNGNFNNSYSLRSGDFPPGDGGPEPPRGRNLADAAAFEKMIISELVHNNLRGSSSAAKGPPPPEPPVPPVPGGGGEEEAGGPGGADRAEIELLYKALEEPLLLPRAQSVLYQSDLDESESCTAEDGATSRPLSSPPGRDSLYASGANLRDSPSYPDSSPEGPSEALPPPPPAPPGPPEIYYTSRPPALVARNPLQGYYQVRRPSHEGYLAAPGLEGPGPDGDGQMQLVTSL encoded by the exons TCTTCGTGTGCCCAGGGACCCTGCAGAAGGTGCTGGAGCCCACCTCGACACACGAGTCGGAGCACCAGTCTGGCGCGTGGTGCAAGGACCCGCTGCAGGCAGGTGACCGCATCTACGTGATGCCCTGGATCCCCTACCGCACGGACACGCTGACCGAGTACGCCTCGTGGGAGGACTACGTGGCCGCCCGCCACACCACCACCTACCGCCTGCCCAACCGCGTGGATGGCACAGGCTTTGTGGTCTATGATGGTGCCGTCTTCTACAACAAGGAGCGCACGCGCAACATCGTCAAGTATGACCTGCGGACGCGCATCAAGAGCGGGGAGACGGTCATCAATACCGCCAACTACCACGACACCTCGCCCTACCGCTGGGGCGGCAAGACCGACATTGACCTGGCGGTGGACGAGAATGGGCTGTGGGTCATCTACGCCACCGAGGGCAACAACGGGCGGCTGGTGGTGAGCCAGCTGAACCCCTACACACTACGCTTCGAGGGCACGTGGGAGACGGGTTACGACAAGCGGTCGGCGTCCAACGCCTTCATGGTGTGCGGGGTCCTGTACGTGCTGCGTTCCGTGTACGTGGATGATGACAGCGAGGCGGCTGGCAACCGCGTGGACTATGCCTTCAACACCAATGCCAACCGCGAGGAGCCTGTCAGCCTCGCCTTCCCCAACCCCTACCAGTTCATCTCCTCCGTTGACTACAACCCTCGTGACAACCAGCTGTATGTCTGGAACAACTATTTCGTCGTGCGCTACAGCCTGGAGTTCGGGCCGCCCGACCCCAGTGCTGGTGAGGACGACTCACTTCCAG gcccagccacTTCCCCACCCCTCAGCACGACCACCACAGCCAGGCCCACGCCCCTCACCAGCACAGCCTCGCCCGCAGCCACCACCCCGCTCCGCCGGGCACCCCTCACCACGCACCCAGTGGGTGCCATCAACCAGCTGGGACCTGATCTGCCTCCAGCcacagccccagcccccagcacccGGCGGCCCCCAGCCCCGAATCTACACGTGTCCCCTGAGCTCTTCTGCGAGCCCCGAGAGGTGCGGCGGGTCCAGTGGCCGGCCACCCAGCAGGGCATGCTGGTGGAGAGACCCTGCCCCAAGGGGACTCGAG GAATTGCCTCCTTCCAGTGTCTACCAGCCTTGGGGCTCTGGAACCCCCGGGGCCCTGACCTCAGCAACTGCACCTCCCCCTGGGTCAACCAGGTGGCCCAGAAG ATTAAGAGTGGGGAGAACGCAGCCAACATCGCCAGCGAGCTGGCCCGACACACCCGGGGCTCCATCTACGCGGGGGACGTCTCCTCCTCTGTGAAGCTGATGGAGCAGCTGCTGGACATTCTGGACGCCCAGCTGCAGGCCCTGCGGCCCATCGAGCGCGAGTCAGCTGGAAAGAACTACAacaag ATGCACAAGCGGGAGAGAACTTGCAAGGATTATATCAAG GCCGTGGTGGAGACAGTGGACAATCTGCTCCGGCCAGAAGCTCTGGAGTCCTGGAAGGACATGAATGCCACGGAGCAGGTGCACACGGCCACCATGCTCCTGGACGTCCTGGAGGAGGGTGCCTTCCTGCTGGCCGACAACGTCAGGGAGCCTGCCCGCTTCCTGGCTGCCAAGGAGAACGTGG TCCTGGAAGTCACAGTCCTGAACACAGAGGGCCAGGTGCAGGAGCTGGTGTTCCCCCAGGAGGAGTACCCAAGAAAGAACTCCATCCAGCTGTCTGCCAAAACCATCAAGCAGAACAGCCGCAATG GGGTGGTCAAAGTTGTCTTCATCCTCTACAACAACCTGGGCCTCTTCCTGTCCACGGAGAATGCCACAGTCAAGCTGGCCGGCGAAGCAGGCCCGGGTGGCCCTGGGGGCGCCTCTCTAGTGGTGAACTCACAGGTCATCGCAGCATCCATCAACAAGGAGTCCAGCCGTGTCTTCCTCATGGACCCTGTCATCTTCACTGTGGCCCACCTGGAG GACAAGAACCACTTCAATGCCAACTGCTCCTTCTGGAACTACTCGGAGCGTTCCATGCTGGGCTACTGGTCGACCCAGGGCTGCCGCCTGGTGGAGTCCAACAAGACCCATACCACGTGTGCCTGCAGCCACCTCACCAACTTTGCCGTGCTCATGGCTCACCGCGAGATC TACCAGGGCCGCATCAACGAGCTGCTGCTGTCGGTCATCACCTGGGTGGGCATCGTGATCTCCCTGGTCTGCCTGGCCATCTGCATCTCCACCTTCTGCTTTCTGCGGGGGCTGCAGACTGACCGCAACACCATCCACAAGAACCTGTGCATCAACCTCTTCCTGGCTGAGCTGCTTTTCCTGGTCGGGATCGACAAGACTCAGTATGAG ATTGCCTGCCCCATCTTCGCCGGCCTGCTGCACTACTTCTTCCTGGCCGCCTTCTCCTGGCTGTGCCTGGAGGGCGTGCACCTCTACCTGCTGCTGGTGGAGGTGTTTGAGAGCGAGTATTCCCGCACCAAGTACTACTACCTGGGCGGCTACTGCTTCCCGGCTCTGGTGGTGGGCATCGCGGCTGCCATTGACTACCGCAGCTATGGCACCGAGAAGGC CTGCTGGCTCCGAGTGGACAATTACTTCATCTGGAGTTTCATCGGGCCCGTCTCCTTCGTTATCGTG GTCAACCTGGTGTTCCTCATGGTGACCCTGCACAAGATGATCCGAAGCTCATCTGTGCTCAAGCCTGACTCCAGCCGCCTGGACAACATTAA ATCCTGGGCTCTGGGGGCCATTGCGCTGCTGTTCCTGCTGGGCCTCACCTGGGCTTTCGGCCTCCTCTTCATCAACAAGGAGTCGGTGGTCATGGCCTATCTCTTCACCACCTTCAACGCCTTCCAGGGGGTCTTCATCTTCGTCTTTCACTGCGCCTTACAGAAGAAG GTGCACAAGGAGTACAGCAAGTGCCTGCGTCACTCCTACTGCTGCATCCGCTCCCCTCCCGGGGGCACTCACGGATCCCTCAAGACCTCAGCCATGCGAAGCAACACCCGCTATTACACAGGGACTCAG AGTCGAATTCGGAGGATGTGGAATGACACTGTGAGGAAACAGACGGAGTCCTCTTTCATGGCGGGTGACATCAACAGCACCCCAACCCTGAATCGAG GTACCATGGGGAACCACCTGCTGACCAACCCTGTGCTGCAGCCCCGTGGGGGCACCAGCCCCTACAACACCCTCATTGCCGAGTCGGTGGGCTTCAATCCCTCCTCGCCCCCGGTCTTCAACTCCCCAG AGCACCCCTTGGGAGGCCGGGAAGCCTGTGGCATGGACACCCTGCCCCTGAACGGCAACTTCAACAACAGTTACTCCTTGCGAAGTGGGGATTTCCCTCCCGGGGATGGGGGCCCCGAGCCGCCCCGAGGCCGGAACCTAGCTGATGCGGCGGCCTTCGAGAAGATGATCATCTCGGAGCTGGTGCACAACAACCTGCGGGGGAGCAGCAGCGCGGCCAAGGGCCCTCCACCGCCTGAGCCCCCCGTGCCACCTGTGCCAGGGGGCGGGGGCGAGGAAGAGGCAGGCGGGCCCGGGGGTGCTGACCGGGCTGAGATTGAACTTCTCTATAAGGCCCTGGAGGAGCCTCTGCTGCTGCCCCGGGCCCAGTCGGTGCTGTACCAGAGCGATCTGGACGAGTCGGAGAGCTGCACGGCCGAGGACGGCGCCACCAGCcggcccctctcctcccctccggGCCGGGACTCCCTCTATGCCAGCGGGGCCAACCTGCGGGACTCACCCTCCTACCCGGACAGCAGCCCTGAGGGGCCCAGTGaggccctgcccccaccccctcccgCACCCCCTGGTCCCCCCGAAATCTACTACACCTCGCGCCCGCCAGCCCTGGTGGCCCGGAATCCCCTGCAGGGCTACTACCAGGTGCGGCGTCCTAGCCACGAGGGCTACCTGGCAGCCCCAGGCCTTGAGGGGCCAGGGCCCGATGGGGACGGGCAGATGCAGCTGGTCACCAGTCTCTGA
- the ADGRL1 gene encoding adhesion G protein-coupled receptor L1 isoform X13: MCSATCQTPSRSCHRGVTTAPSVWWSPARMPFLTPVLGPTSTWRCSTTVSPTVSHLVPFFVCPGTLQKVLEPTSTHESEHQSGAWCKDPLQAGDRIYVMPWIPYRTDTLTEYASWEDYVAARHTTTYRLPNRVDGTGFVVYDGAVFYNKERTRNIVKYDLRTRIKSGETVINTANYHDTSPYRWGGKTDIDLAVDENGLWVIYATEGNNGRLVVSQLNPYTLRFEGTWETGYDKRSASNAFMVCGVLYVLRSVYVDDDSEAAGNRVDYAFNTNANREEPVSLAFPNPYQFISSVDYNPRDNQLYVWNNYFVVRYSLEFGPPDPSAGPATSPPLSTTTTARPTPLTSTASPAATTPLRRAPLTTHPVGAINQLGPDLPPATAPAPSTRRPPAPNLHVSPELFCEPREVRRVQWPATQQGMLVERPCPKGTRGIASFQCLPALGLWNPRGPDLSNCTSPWVNQVAQKIKSGENAANIASELARHTRGSIYAGDVSSSVKLMEQLLDILDAQLQALRPIERESAGKNYNKMHKRERTCKDYIKAVVETVDNLLRPEALESWKDMNATEQVHTATMLLDVLEEGAFLLADNVREPARFLAAKENVVLEVTVLNTEGQVQELVFPQEEYPRKNSIQLSAKTIKQNSRNGVVKVVFILYNNLGLFLSTENATVKLAGEAGPGGPGGASLVVNSQVIAASINKESSRVFLMDPVIFTVAHLEDKNHFNANCSFWNYSERSMLGYWSTQGCRLVESNKTHTTCACSHLTNFAVLMAHREIYQGRINELLLSVITWVGIVISLVCLAICISTFCFLRGLQTDRNTIHKNLCINLFLAELLFLVGIDKTQYEIACPIFAGLLHYFFLAAFSWLCLEGVHLYLLLVEVFESEYSRTKYYYLGGYCFPALVVGIAAAIDYRSYGTEKACWLRVDNYFIWSFIGPVSFVIVVNLVFLMVTLHKMIRSSSVLKPDSSRLDNIKSWALGAIALLFLLGLTWAFGLLFINKESVVMAYLFTTFNAFQGVFIFVFHCALQKKVHKEYSKCLRHSYCCIRSPPGGTHGSLKTSAMRSNTRYYTGTQSRIRRMWNDTVRKQTESSFMAGDINSTPTLNRGTMGNHLLTNPVLQPRGGTSPYNTLIAESVGFNPSSPPVFNSPEHPLGGREACGMDTLPLNGNFNNSYSLRSGDFPPGDGGPEPPRGRNLADAAAFEKMIISELVHNNLRGSSSAAKGPPPPEPPVPPVPGGGGEEEAGGPGGADRAEIELLYKALEEPLLLPRAQSVLYQSDLDESESCTAEDGATSRPLSSPPGRDSLYASGANLRDSPSYPDSSPEGPSEALPPPPPAPPGPPEIYYTSRPPALVARNPLQGYYQVRRPSHEGYLAAPGLEGPGPDGDGQMQLVTSL, encoded by the exons TCTTCGTGTGCCCAGGGACCCTGCAGAAGGTGCTGGAGCCCACCTCGACACACGAGTCGGAGCACCAGTCTGGCGCGTGGTGCAAGGACCCGCTGCAGGCAGGTGACCGCATCTACGTGATGCCCTGGATCCCCTACCGCACGGACACGCTGACCGAGTACGCCTCGTGGGAGGACTACGTGGCCGCCCGCCACACCACCACCTACCGCCTGCCCAACCGCGTGGATGGCACAGGCTTTGTGGTCTATGATGGTGCCGTCTTCTACAACAAGGAGCGCACGCGCAACATCGTCAAGTATGACCTGCGGACGCGCATCAAGAGCGGGGAGACGGTCATCAATACCGCCAACTACCACGACACCTCGCCCTACCGCTGGGGCGGCAAGACCGACATTGACCTGGCGGTGGACGAGAATGGGCTGTGGGTCATCTACGCCACCGAGGGCAACAACGGGCGGCTGGTGGTGAGCCAGCTGAACCCCTACACACTACGCTTCGAGGGCACGTGGGAGACGGGTTACGACAAGCGGTCGGCGTCCAACGCCTTCATGGTGTGCGGGGTCCTGTACGTGCTGCGTTCCGTGTACGTGGATGATGACAGCGAGGCGGCTGGCAACCGCGTGGACTATGCCTTCAACACCAATGCCAACCGCGAGGAGCCTGTCAGCCTCGCCTTCCCCAACCCCTACCAGTTCATCTCCTCCGTTGACTACAACCCTCGTGACAACCAGCTGTATGTCTGGAACAACTATTTCGTCGTGCGCTACAGCCTGGAGTTCGGGCCGCCCGACCCCAGTGCTG gcccagccacTTCCCCACCCCTCAGCACGACCACCACAGCCAGGCCCACGCCCCTCACCAGCACAGCCTCGCCCGCAGCCACCACCCCGCTCCGCCGGGCACCCCTCACCACGCACCCAGTGGGTGCCATCAACCAGCTGGGACCTGATCTGCCTCCAGCcacagccccagcccccagcacccGGCGGCCCCCAGCCCCGAATCTACACGTGTCCCCTGAGCTCTTCTGCGAGCCCCGAGAGGTGCGGCGGGTCCAGTGGCCGGCCACCCAGCAGGGCATGCTGGTGGAGAGACCCTGCCCCAAGGGGACTCGAG GAATTGCCTCCTTCCAGTGTCTACCAGCCTTGGGGCTCTGGAACCCCCGGGGCCCTGACCTCAGCAACTGCACCTCCCCCTGGGTCAACCAGGTGGCCCAGAAG ATTAAGAGTGGGGAGAACGCAGCCAACATCGCCAGCGAGCTGGCCCGACACACCCGGGGCTCCATCTACGCGGGGGACGTCTCCTCCTCTGTGAAGCTGATGGAGCAGCTGCTGGACATTCTGGACGCCCAGCTGCAGGCCCTGCGGCCCATCGAGCGCGAGTCAGCTGGAAAGAACTACAacaag ATGCACAAGCGGGAGAGAACTTGCAAGGATTATATCAAG GCCGTGGTGGAGACAGTGGACAATCTGCTCCGGCCAGAAGCTCTGGAGTCCTGGAAGGACATGAATGCCACGGAGCAGGTGCACACGGCCACCATGCTCCTGGACGTCCTGGAGGAGGGTGCCTTCCTGCTGGCCGACAACGTCAGGGAGCCTGCCCGCTTCCTGGCTGCCAAGGAGAACGTGG TCCTGGAAGTCACAGTCCTGAACACAGAGGGCCAGGTGCAGGAGCTGGTGTTCCCCCAGGAGGAGTACCCAAGAAAGAACTCCATCCAGCTGTCTGCCAAAACCATCAAGCAGAACAGCCGCAATG GGGTGGTCAAAGTTGTCTTCATCCTCTACAACAACCTGGGCCTCTTCCTGTCCACGGAGAATGCCACAGTCAAGCTGGCCGGCGAAGCAGGCCCGGGTGGCCCTGGGGGCGCCTCTCTAGTGGTGAACTCACAGGTCATCGCAGCATCCATCAACAAGGAGTCCAGCCGTGTCTTCCTCATGGACCCTGTCATCTTCACTGTGGCCCACCTGGAG GACAAGAACCACTTCAATGCCAACTGCTCCTTCTGGAACTACTCGGAGCGTTCCATGCTGGGCTACTGGTCGACCCAGGGCTGCCGCCTGGTGGAGTCCAACAAGACCCATACCACGTGTGCCTGCAGCCACCTCACCAACTTTGCCGTGCTCATGGCTCACCGCGAGATC TACCAGGGCCGCATCAACGAGCTGCTGCTGTCGGTCATCACCTGGGTGGGCATCGTGATCTCCCTGGTCTGCCTGGCCATCTGCATCTCCACCTTCTGCTTTCTGCGGGGGCTGCAGACTGACCGCAACACCATCCACAAGAACCTGTGCATCAACCTCTTCCTGGCTGAGCTGCTTTTCCTGGTCGGGATCGACAAGACTCAGTATGAG ATTGCCTGCCCCATCTTCGCCGGCCTGCTGCACTACTTCTTCCTGGCCGCCTTCTCCTGGCTGTGCCTGGAGGGCGTGCACCTCTACCTGCTGCTGGTGGAGGTGTTTGAGAGCGAGTATTCCCGCACCAAGTACTACTACCTGGGCGGCTACTGCTTCCCGGCTCTGGTGGTGGGCATCGCGGCTGCCATTGACTACCGCAGCTATGGCACCGAGAAGGC CTGCTGGCTCCGAGTGGACAATTACTTCATCTGGAGTTTCATCGGGCCCGTCTCCTTCGTTATCGTG GTCAACCTGGTGTTCCTCATGGTGACCCTGCACAAGATGATCCGAAGCTCATCTGTGCTCAAGCCTGACTCCAGCCGCCTGGACAACATTAA ATCCTGGGCTCTGGGGGCCATTGCGCTGCTGTTCCTGCTGGGCCTCACCTGGGCTTTCGGCCTCCTCTTCATCAACAAGGAGTCGGTGGTCATGGCCTATCTCTTCACCACCTTCAACGCCTTCCAGGGGGTCTTCATCTTCGTCTTTCACTGCGCCTTACAGAAGAAG GTGCACAAGGAGTACAGCAAGTGCCTGCGTCACTCCTACTGCTGCATCCGCTCCCCTCCCGGGGGCACTCACGGATCCCTCAAGACCTCAGCCATGCGAAGCAACACCCGCTATTACACAGGGACTCAG AGTCGAATTCGGAGGATGTGGAATGACACTGTGAGGAAACAGACGGAGTCCTCTTTCATGGCGGGTGACATCAACAGCACCCCAACCCTGAATCGAG GTACCATGGGGAACCACCTGCTGACCAACCCTGTGCTGCAGCCCCGTGGGGGCACCAGCCCCTACAACACCCTCATTGCCGAGTCGGTGGGCTTCAATCCCTCCTCGCCCCCGGTCTTCAACTCCCCAG AGCACCCCTTGGGAGGCCGGGAAGCCTGTGGCATGGACACCCTGCCCCTGAACGGCAACTTCAACAACAGTTACTCCTTGCGAAGTGGGGATTTCCCTCCCGGGGATGGGGGCCCCGAGCCGCCCCGAGGCCGGAACCTAGCTGATGCGGCGGCCTTCGAGAAGATGATCATCTCGGAGCTGGTGCACAACAACCTGCGGGGGAGCAGCAGCGCGGCCAAGGGCCCTCCACCGCCTGAGCCCCCCGTGCCACCTGTGCCAGGGGGCGGGGGCGAGGAAGAGGCAGGCGGGCCCGGGGGTGCTGACCGGGCTGAGATTGAACTTCTCTATAAGGCCCTGGAGGAGCCTCTGCTGCTGCCCCGGGCCCAGTCGGTGCTGTACCAGAGCGATCTGGACGAGTCGGAGAGCTGCACGGCCGAGGACGGCGCCACCAGCcggcccctctcctcccctccggGCCGGGACTCCCTCTATGCCAGCGGGGCCAACCTGCGGGACTCACCCTCCTACCCGGACAGCAGCCCTGAGGGGCCCAGTGaggccctgcccccaccccctcccgCACCCCCTGGTCCCCCCGAAATCTACTACACCTCGCGCCCGCCAGCCCTGGTGGCCCGGAATCCCCTGCAGGGCTACTACCAGGTGCGGCGTCCTAGCCACGAGGGCTACCTGGCAGCCCCAGGCCTTGAGGGGCCAGGGCCCGATGGGGACGGGCAGATGCAGCTGGTCACCAGTCTCTGA